A region of Vanessa cardui chromosome 1, ilVanCard2.1, whole genome shotgun sequence DNA encodes the following proteins:
- the LOC124534323 gene encoding septin-7 isoform X4, giving the protein MANQAVTNNTTQQTKLNRCASSVGDSGIDRTKVGWTSPREIWRNLSLRRKAELQSKRELFFKSDTVSGGGVSATGLPNAAPPVPPMAPSALKDALAKRSATLPDQTESSHHESNGTAAVKLSNSVSVDVGKTSSMPPQMQAPPVPTTAPPPVNAPLRSTENIMKKSDHPPVAPKPDLPKIEKPKTKELDGYVGFANLPNQVYRKAVKKGFEFTLMVVGETGLGKSTLINSLFLTDVYDKDKHPGPSLRVKKTVGVETSVVILKENGVNLTLTIVDTPGFGDAVDNSNCWQPIIDFVESKYEEFLNAESRVTRKAAPPDTRVHCCLYFIAPSGHGLKPLDVEFMQRLGDKVNIIPVIAKADTMTPEECKDFKEQILKEIAQHKIKIYEFPEGAGDEGDAAPRALRARVPFAVVGANTVIELDGRRVRGRKYPWGVAEVENLEHCDFLALRNMVIRTHLQDLKDVTSSVHYENYRCRKLAGLSHDGKPHRINSNNFCPQGLMNSFMTVWNPLAQMEEEKREHDLKMKKMESDMEQVFELKVREKRAKLKESETELARRHESTRRALEAQARELEERQRALLAEQAAWERDTGLSLDDLRRRSLEANSKETVDGKDKKDKKKKDWSFKNVTSGMYT; this is encoded by the exons ttgCAGAGTAAGCGCGAACTGTTCTTCAAATCGGATACTGTCAGCGGCGGCGGGGTGAGCGCCACGGGTCTGCCAAATGCTGCGCCACCCGTGCCGCCGATGGCTCCTTCGGCGCTCAAAGACGCACTCGCTAAGCGCTCGGCGACACTCCCCGATCAGACGGAAAGTAGTCACCACGAGTCCAACGGCACCGCTGCAGTGAAGCTCAGCAACAGCGTCTCCGTGGACGTAGGGAAGACATCGTCAATGCCTCCACAAATGCAAGCGCCTCCAGTACCCACAACTGCACCGCCACCCGTCAACGCTCCGCTCAGGAGTACAGAGAATATAATGAAG AAATCGGATCACCCACCAGTTGCACCAAAACCAGACCTACCTAAGATAGAGAAACCAAAAACCAAAGAATTAGACGGATACGTTGGATTCGCGAATCTACCAAACCAAGTGTACAGGAAAGCGGTCAAGAAGGGCTTCGAATTCACGTTAATGGTTGTAG GTGAAACGGGTTTGGGCAAATCGACGTTAATAAACTCCTTGTTTCTGACGGACGTGTATGATAAAGATAAGCATCCAGGACCGTCACTACGTGTTAAGAAGACGGTGGGCGTGGAAACGAGCGTGGTCATTCTTAAAGAGAATGGCGTCAACCTCACTCTCACAATTGTCGACACGCCCGGCTTCGGCGATGCAGTCGACAACAGTAATTG ctgGCAACCGATAATCGATTTCGTTGAATCGAAATATGAAGAATTCTTGAACGCAGAGTCACGGGTGACTCGTAAAGCCGCTCCGCCCGACACGCGAGTCCATTGCTGCCTTTACTTCATAGCTCCGAGCGGGCACGGACTCAAACCGCTCGATGTAGAGTTCATGCAGCGTCTCGGCGATAAAGTCAACATCATACCCGTTATCGCCAAGGCCGATACGATGACGCCCGAAGAATGCAAGGATTTCAAGGAACAA ATCCTGAAGGAGATCGCTCAGCACAAGATCAAGATCTACGAGTTCCCGGAGGGCGCGGGCGACGAGGGCGACGCGGCGCCGCGCGCGCTGCGGGCGCGCGTGCCCTTCGCCGTGGTCGGCGCCAACACCGTCATCGAGCTGGACGGCAGGCGCGTGCGCGGCCGCAAGTACCCCTGGGGCGTGGCCGAAG TTGAAAATTTGGAGCACTGCGACTTCTTGGCGCTCCGTAACATGGTGATCAGAACGCACCTTCAGGACCTAAAGGACGTGACCAGCTCCGTGCACTACGAGAACTACCGCTGCCGCAAGCTGGCCGGCCTCTCGCACGACGGGAAGCCGCATAGGATCAACTCCAACAA TTTCTGCCCGCAAGGACTGATGAACAGTTTCATGACCGTGTG GAATCCATTGGCTCAGATGGAAGAAGAGAAGAGAGAACATGATCTTAAAATGAAGAAGATGGAAAGCGACATGGAACAG GTGTTCGAGCTGAAGGTGCGCGAGAAGCGCGCCAAGCTGAAGGAGTCTGAGACGGAGCTGGCGCGGCGGCACGAGTCCACGCGGCGCGCGCTCGAGGCGCAGGCGCGCGAGCTGGAGGAGCGCCAGCGCGCGCTGCTGGCCGAGCAGGCCGCCTGGGAGCGCGACACCGGCCTCTCGCTCGACGACCTGCGCCGCCGCTCGCTCGAGGCCAACAGCAAGGA gACGGTCGACGGCAAGGATAAAAAGGATAAGAAAAAGAaag ATTGGTCATTTAAGAATGTCACATCGGGAATGTATACGTAA
- the LOC124534323 gene encoding septin-7 isoform X5, which translates to MASVSESPLTRSRNRPVLSRYRPVNESTDQLQSKRELFFKSDTVSGGGVSATGLPNAAPPVPPMAPSALKDALAKRSATLPDQTESSHHESNGTAAVKLSNSVSVDVGKTSSMPPQMQAPPVPTTAPPPVNAPLRSTENIMKKSDHPPVAPKPDLPKIEKPKTKELDGYVGFANLPNQVYRKAVKKGFEFTLMVVGETGLGKSTLINSLFLTDVYDKDKHPGPSLRVKKTVGVETSVVILKENGVNLTLTIVDTPGFGDAVDNSNCWQPIIDFVESKYEEFLNAESRVTRKAAPPDTRVHCCLYFIAPSGHGLKPLDVEFMQRLGDKVNIIPVIAKADTMTPEECKDFKEQILKEIAQHKIKIYEFPEGAGDEGDAAPRALRARVPFAVVGANTVIELDGRRVRGRKYPWGVAEVENLEHCDFLALRNMVIRTHLQDLKDVTSSVHYENYRCRKLAGLSHDGKPHRINSNNFCPQGLMNSFMTVWNPLAQMEEEKREHDLKMKKMESDMEQVFELKVREKRAKLKESETELARRHESTRRALEAQARELEERQRALLAEQAAWERDTGLSLDDLRRRSLEANSKETVDGKDKKDKKKKDWSFKNVTSGMYT; encoded by the exons ttgCAGAGTAAGCGCGAACTGTTCTTCAAATCGGATACTGTCAGCGGCGGCGGGGTGAGCGCCACGGGTCTGCCAAATGCTGCGCCACCCGTGCCGCCGATGGCTCCTTCGGCGCTCAAAGACGCACTCGCTAAGCGCTCGGCGACACTCCCCGATCAGACGGAAAGTAGTCACCACGAGTCCAACGGCACCGCTGCAGTGAAGCTCAGCAACAGCGTCTCCGTGGACGTAGGGAAGACATCGTCAATGCCTCCACAAATGCAAGCGCCTCCAGTACCCACAACTGCACCGCCACCCGTCAACGCTCCGCTCAGGAGTACAGAGAATATAATGAAG AAATCGGATCACCCACCAGTTGCACCAAAACCAGACCTACCTAAGATAGAGAAACCAAAAACCAAAGAATTAGACGGATACGTTGGATTCGCGAATCTACCAAACCAAGTGTACAGGAAAGCGGTCAAGAAGGGCTTCGAATTCACGTTAATGGTTGTAG GTGAAACGGGTTTGGGCAAATCGACGTTAATAAACTCCTTGTTTCTGACGGACGTGTATGATAAAGATAAGCATCCAGGACCGTCACTACGTGTTAAGAAGACGGTGGGCGTGGAAACGAGCGTGGTCATTCTTAAAGAGAATGGCGTCAACCTCACTCTCACAATTGTCGACACGCCCGGCTTCGGCGATGCAGTCGACAACAGTAATTG ctgGCAACCGATAATCGATTTCGTTGAATCGAAATATGAAGAATTCTTGAACGCAGAGTCACGGGTGACTCGTAAAGCCGCTCCGCCCGACACGCGAGTCCATTGCTGCCTTTACTTCATAGCTCCGAGCGGGCACGGACTCAAACCGCTCGATGTAGAGTTCATGCAGCGTCTCGGCGATAAAGTCAACATCATACCCGTTATCGCCAAGGCCGATACGATGACGCCCGAAGAATGCAAGGATTTCAAGGAACAA ATCCTGAAGGAGATCGCTCAGCACAAGATCAAGATCTACGAGTTCCCGGAGGGCGCGGGCGACGAGGGCGACGCGGCGCCGCGCGCGCTGCGGGCGCGCGTGCCCTTCGCCGTGGTCGGCGCCAACACCGTCATCGAGCTGGACGGCAGGCGCGTGCGCGGCCGCAAGTACCCCTGGGGCGTGGCCGAAG TTGAAAATTTGGAGCACTGCGACTTCTTGGCGCTCCGTAACATGGTGATCAGAACGCACCTTCAGGACCTAAAGGACGTGACCAGCTCCGTGCACTACGAGAACTACCGCTGCCGCAAGCTGGCCGGCCTCTCGCACGACGGGAAGCCGCATAGGATCAACTCCAACAA TTTCTGCCCGCAAGGACTGATGAACAGTTTCATGACCGTGTG GAATCCATTGGCTCAGATGGAAGAAGAGAAGAGAGAACATGATCTTAAAATGAAGAAGATGGAAAGCGACATGGAACAG GTGTTCGAGCTGAAGGTGCGCGAGAAGCGCGCCAAGCTGAAGGAGTCTGAGACGGAGCTGGCGCGGCGGCACGAGTCCACGCGGCGCGCGCTCGAGGCGCAGGCGCGCGAGCTGGAGGAGCGCCAGCGCGCGCTGCTGGCCGAGCAGGCCGCCTGGGAGCGCGACACCGGCCTCTCGCTCGACGACCTGCGCCGCCGCTCGCTCGAGGCCAACAGCAAGGA gACGGTCGACGGCAAGGATAAAAAGGATAAGAAAAAGAaag ATTGGTCATTTAAGAATGTCACATCGGGAATGTATACGTAA
- the LOC124534323 gene encoding septin-7 isoform X8: protein METLDNHLSTPLQSKRELFFKSDTVSGGGVSATGLPNAAPPVPPMAPSALKDALAKRSATLPDQTESSHHESNGTAAVKLSNSVSVDVGKTSSMPPQMQAPPVPTTAPPPVNAPLRSTENIMKKSDHPPVAPKPDLPKIEKPKTKELDGYVGFANLPNQVYRKAVKKGFEFTLMVVGETGLGKSTLINSLFLTDVYDKDKHPGPSLRVKKTVGVETSVVILKENGVNLTLTIVDTPGFGDAVDNSNCWQPIIDFVESKYEEFLNAESRVTRKAAPPDTRVHCCLYFIAPSGHGLKPLDVEFMQRLGDKVNIIPVIAKADTMTPEECKDFKEQILKEIAQHKIKIYEFPEGAGDEGDAAPRALRARVPFAVVGANTVIELDGRRVRGRKYPWGVAEVENLEHCDFLALRNMVIRTHLQDLKDVTSSVHYENYRCRKLAGLSHDGKPHRINSNNFCPQGLMNSFMTVWNPLAQMEEEKREHDLKMKKMESDMEQVFELKVREKRAKLKESETELARRHESTRRALEAQARELEERQRALLAEQAAWERDTGLSLDDLRRRSLEANSKETVDGKDKKDKKKKDWSFKNVTSGMYT, encoded by the exons ttgCAGAGTAAGCGCGAACTGTTCTTCAAATCGGATACTGTCAGCGGCGGCGGGGTGAGCGCCACGGGTCTGCCAAATGCTGCGCCACCCGTGCCGCCGATGGCTCCTTCGGCGCTCAAAGACGCACTCGCTAAGCGCTCGGCGACACTCCCCGATCAGACGGAAAGTAGTCACCACGAGTCCAACGGCACCGCTGCAGTGAAGCTCAGCAACAGCGTCTCCGTGGACGTAGGGAAGACATCGTCAATGCCTCCACAAATGCAAGCGCCTCCAGTACCCACAACTGCACCGCCACCCGTCAACGCTCCGCTCAGGAGTACAGAGAATATAATGAAG AAATCGGATCACCCACCAGTTGCACCAAAACCAGACCTACCTAAGATAGAGAAACCAAAAACCAAAGAATTAGACGGATACGTTGGATTCGCGAATCTACCAAACCAAGTGTACAGGAAAGCGGTCAAGAAGGGCTTCGAATTCACGTTAATGGTTGTAG GTGAAACGGGTTTGGGCAAATCGACGTTAATAAACTCCTTGTTTCTGACGGACGTGTATGATAAAGATAAGCATCCAGGACCGTCACTACGTGTTAAGAAGACGGTGGGCGTGGAAACGAGCGTGGTCATTCTTAAAGAGAATGGCGTCAACCTCACTCTCACAATTGTCGACACGCCCGGCTTCGGCGATGCAGTCGACAACAGTAATTG ctgGCAACCGATAATCGATTTCGTTGAATCGAAATATGAAGAATTCTTGAACGCAGAGTCACGGGTGACTCGTAAAGCCGCTCCGCCCGACACGCGAGTCCATTGCTGCCTTTACTTCATAGCTCCGAGCGGGCACGGACTCAAACCGCTCGATGTAGAGTTCATGCAGCGTCTCGGCGATAAAGTCAACATCATACCCGTTATCGCCAAGGCCGATACGATGACGCCCGAAGAATGCAAGGATTTCAAGGAACAA ATCCTGAAGGAGATCGCTCAGCACAAGATCAAGATCTACGAGTTCCCGGAGGGCGCGGGCGACGAGGGCGACGCGGCGCCGCGCGCGCTGCGGGCGCGCGTGCCCTTCGCCGTGGTCGGCGCCAACACCGTCATCGAGCTGGACGGCAGGCGCGTGCGCGGCCGCAAGTACCCCTGGGGCGTGGCCGAAG TTGAAAATTTGGAGCACTGCGACTTCTTGGCGCTCCGTAACATGGTGATCAGAACGCACCTTCAGGACCTAAAGGACGTGACCAGCTCCGTGCACTACGAGAACTACCGCTGCCGCAAGCTGGCCGGCCTCTCGCACGACGGGAAGCCGCATAGGATCAACTCCAACAA TTTCTGCCCGCAAGGACTGATGAACAGTTTCATGACCGTGTG GAATCCATTGGCTCAGATGGAAGAAGAGAAGAGAGAACATGATCTTAAAATGAAGAAGATGGAAAGCGACATGGAACAG GTGTTCGAGCTGAAGGTGCGCGAGAAGCGCGCCAAGCTGAAGGAGTCTGAGACGGAGCTGGCGCGGCGGCACGAGTCCACGCGGCGCGCGCTCGAGGCGCAGGCGCGCGAGCTGGAGGAGCGCCAGCGCGCGCTGCTGGCCGAGCAGGCCGCCTGGGAGCGCGACACCGGCCTCTCGCTCGACGACCTGCGCCGCCGCTCGCTCGAGGCCAACAGCAAGGA gACGGTCGACGGCAAGGATAAAAAGGATAAGAAAAAGAaag ATTGGTCATTTAAGAATGTCACATCGGGAATGTATACGTAA
- the LOC124534323 gene encoding septin-7 isoform X9, with the protein MKRSALQSKRELFFKSDTVSGGGVSATGLPNAAPPVPPMAPSALKDALAKRSATLPDQTESSHHESNGTAAVKLSNSVSVDVGKTSSMPPQMQAPPVPTTAPPPVNAPLRSTENIMKKSDHPPVAPKPDLPKIEKPKTKELDGYVGFANLPNQVYRKAVKKGFEFTLMVVGETGLGKSTLINSLFLTDVYDKDKHPGPSLRVKKTVGVETSVVILKENGVNLTLTIVDTPGFGDAVDNSNCWQPIIDFVESKYEEFLNAESRVTRKAAPPDTRVHCCLYFIAPSGHGLKPLDVEFMQRLGDKVNIIPVIAKADTMTPEECKDFKEQILKEIAQHKIKIYEFPEGAGDEGDAAPRALRARVPFAVVGANTVIELDGRRVRGRKYPWGVAEVENLEHCDFLALRNMVIRTHLQDLKDVTSSVHYENYRCRKLAGLSHDGKPHRINSNNFCPQGLMNSFMTVWNPLAQMEEEKREHDLKMKKMESDMEQVFELKVREKRAKLKESETELARRHESTRRALEAQARELEERQRALLAEQAAWERDTGLSLDDLRRRSLEANSKETVDGKDKKDKKKKDWSFKNVTSGMYT; encoded by the exons ttgCAGAGTAAGCGCGAACTGTTCTTCAAATCGGATACTGTCAGCGGCGGCGGGGTGAGCGCCACGGGTCTGCCAAATGCTGCGCCACCCGTGCCGCCGATGGCTCCTTCGGCGCTCAAAGACGCACTCGCTAAGCGCTCGGCGACACTCCCCGATCAGACGGAAAGTAGTCACCACGAGTCCAACGGCACCGCTGCAGTGAAGCTCAGCAACAGCGTCTCCGTGGACGTAGGGAAGACATCGTCAATGCCTCCACAAATGCAAGCGCCTCCAGTACCCACAACTGCACCGCCACCCGTCAACGCTCCGCTCAGGAGTACAGAGAATATAATGAAG AAATCGGATCACCCACCAGTTGCACCAAAACCAGACCTACCTAAGATAGAGAAACCAAAAACCAAAGAATTAGACGGATACGTTGGATTCGCGAATCTACCAAACCAAGTGTACAGGAAAGCGGTCAAGAAGGGCTTCGAATTCACGTTAATGGTTGTAG GTGAAACGGGTTTGGGCAAATCGACGTTAATAAACTCCTTGTTTCTGACGGACGTGTATGATAAAGATAAGCATCCAGGACCGTCACTACGTGTTAAGAAGACGGTGGGCGTGGAAACGAGCGTGGTCATTCTTAAAGAGAATGGCGTCAACCTCACTCTCACAATTGTCGACACGCCCGGCTTCGGCGATGCAGTCGACAACAGTAATTG ctgGCAACCGATAATCGATTTCGTTGAATCGAAATATGAAGAATTCTTGAACGCAGAGTCACGGGTGACTCGTAAAGCCGCTCCGCCCGACACGCGAGTCCATTGCTGCCTTTACTTCATAGCTCCGAGCGGGCACGGACTCAAACCGCTCGATGTAGAGTTCATGCAGCGTCTCGGCGATAAAGTCAACATCATACCCGTTATCGCCAAGGCCGATACGATGACGCCCGAAGAATGCAAGGATTTCAAGGAACAA ATCCTGAAGGAGATCGCTCAGCACAAGATCAAGATCTACGAGTTCCCGGAGGGCGCGGGCGACGAGGGCGACGCGGCGCCGCGCGCGCTGCGGGCGCGCGTGCCCTTCGCCGTGGTCGGCGCCAACACCGTCATCGAGCTGGACGGCAGGCGCGTGCGCGGCCGCAAGTACCCCTGGGGCGTGGCCGAAG TTGAAAATTTGGAGCACTGCGACTTCTTGGCGCTCCGTAACATGGTGATCAGAACGCACCTTCAGGACCTAAAGGACGTGACCAGCTCCGTGCACTACGAGAACTACCGCTGCCGCAAGCTGGCCGGCCTCTCGCACGACGGGAAGCCGCATAGGATCAACTCCAACAA TTTCTGCCCGCAAGGACTGATGAACAGTTTCATGACCGTGTG GAATCCATTGGCTCAGATGGAAGAAGAGAAGAGAGAACATGATCTTAAAATGAAGAAGATGGAAAGCGACATGGAACAG GTGTTCGAGCTGAAGGTGCGCGAGAAGCGCGCCAAGCTGAAGGAGTCTGAGACGGAGCTGGCGCGGCGGCACGAGTCCACGCGGCGCGCGCTCGAGGCGCAGGCGCGCGAGCTGGAGGAGCGCCAGCGCGCGCTGCTGGCCGAGCAGGCCGCCTGGGAGCGCGACACCGGCCTCTCGCTCGACGACCTGCGCCGCCGCTCGCTCGAGGCCAACAGCAAGGA gACGGTCGACGGCAAGGATAAAAAGGATAAGAAAAAGAaag ATTGGTCATTTAAGAATGTCACATCGGGAATGTATACGTAA
- the LOC124534323 gene encoding septin-7 isoform X6 — MFKSIKHLFRIKDKEVKRSGSDRSNLQSKRELFFKSDTVSGGGVSATGLPNAAPPVPPMAPSALKDALAKRSATLPDQTESSHHESNGTAAVKLSNSVSVDVGKTSSMPPQMQAPPVPTTAPPPVNAPLRSTENIMKKSDHPPVAPKPDLPKIEKPKTKELDGYVGFANLPNQVYRKAVKKGFEFTLMVVGETGLGKSTLINSLFLTDVYDKDKHPGPSLRVKKTVGVETSVVILKENGVNLTLTIVDTPGFGDAVDNSNCWQPIIDFVESKYEEFLNAESRVTRKAAPPDTRVHCCLYFIAPSGHGLKPLDVEFMQRLGDKVNIIPVIAKADTMTPEECKDFKEQILKEIAQHKIKIYEFPEGAGDEGDAAPRALRARVPFAVVGANTVIELDGRRVRGRKYPWGVAEVENLEHCDFLALRNMVIRTHLQDLKDVTSSVHYENYRCRKLAGLSHDGKPHRINSNNFCPQGLMNSFMTVWNPLAQMEEEKREHDLKMKKMESDMEQVFELKVREKRAKLKESETELARRHESTRRALEAQARELEERQRALLAEQAAWERDTGLSLDDLRRRSLEANSKETVDGKDKKDKKKKDWSFKNVTSGMYT; from the exons ATGTTTAAGAGCATTAAACATTTGTTTCGTATCAAAGATAAAGAAGTTAAACGAAGTGGTTCTGATCGTAGCAat ttgCAGAGTAAGCGCGAACTGTTCTTCAAATCGGATACTGTCAGCGGCGGCGGGGTGAGCGCCACGGGTCTGCCAAATGCTGCGCCACCCGTGCCGCCGATGGCTCCTTCGGCGCTCAAAGACGCACTCGCTAAGCGCTCGGCGACACTCCCCGATCAGACGGAAAGTAGTCACCACGAGTCCAACGGCACCGCTGCAGTGAAGCTCAGCAACAGCGTCTCCGTGGACGTAGGGAAGACATCGTCAATGCCTCCACAAATGCAAGCGCCTCCAGTACCCACAACTGCACCGCCACCCGTCAACGCTCCGCTCAGGAGTACAGAGAATATAATGAAG AAATCGGATCACCCACCAGTTGCACCAAAACCAGACCTACCTAAGATAGAGAAACCAAAAACCAAAGAATTAGACGGATACGTTGGATTCGCGAATCTACCAAACCAAGTGTACAGGAAAGCGGTCAAGAAGGGCTTCGAATTCACGTTAATGGTTGTAG GTGAAACGGGTTTGGGCAAATCGACGTTAATAAACTCCTTGTTTCTGACGGACGTGTATGATAAAGATAAGCATCCAGGACCGTCACTACGTGTTAAGAAGACGGTGGGCGTGGAAACGAGCGTGGTCATTCTTAAAGAGAATGGCGTCAACCTCACTCTCACAATTGTCGACACGCCCGGCTTCGGCGATGCAGTCGACAACAGTAATTG ctgGCAACCGATAATCGATTTCGTTGAATCGAAATATGAAGAATTCTTGAACGCAGAGTCACGGGTGACTCGTAAAGCCGCTCCGCCCGACACGCGAGTCCATTGCTGCCTTTACTTCATAGCTCCGAGCGGGCACGGACTCAAACCGCTCGATGTAGAGTTCATGCAGCGTCTCGGCGATAAAGTCAACATCATACCCGTTATCGCCAAGGCCGATACGATGACGCCCGAAGAATGCAAGGATTTCAAGGAACAA ATCCTGAAGGAGATCGCTCAGCACAAGATCAAGATCTACGAGTTCCCGGAGGGCGCGGGCGACGAGGGCGACGCGGCGCCGCGCGCGCTGCGGGCGCGCGTGCCCTTCGCCGTGGTCGGCGCCAACACCGTCATCGAGCTGGACGGCAGGCGCGTGCGCGGCCGCAAGTACCCCTGGGGCGTGGCCGAAG TTGAAAATTTGGAGCACTGCGACTTCTTGGCGCTCCGTAACATGGTGATCAGAACGCACCTTCAGGACCTAAAGGACGTGACCAGCTCCGTGCACTACGAGAACTACCGCTGCCGCAAGCTGGCCGGCCTCTCGCACGACGGGAAGCCGCATAGGATCAACTCCAACAA TTTCTGCCCGCAAGGACTGATGAACAGTTTCATGACCGTGTG GAATCCATTGGCTCAGATGGAAGAAGAGAAGAGAGAACATGATCTTAAAATGAAGAAGATGGAAAGCGACATGGAACAG GTGTTCGAGCTGAAGGTGCGCGAGAAGCGCGCCAAGCTGAAGGAGTCTGAGACGGAGCTGGCGCGGCGGCACGAGTCCACGCGGCGCGCGCTCGAGGCGCAGGCGCGCGAGCTGGAGGAGCGCCAGCGCGCGCTGCTGGCCGAGCAGGCCGCCTGGGAGCGCGACACCGGCCTCTCGCTCGACGACCTGCGCCGCCGCTCGCTCGAGGCCAACAGCAAGGA gACGGTCGACGGCAAGGATAAAAAGGATAAGAAAAAGAaag ATTGGTCATTTAAGAATGTCACATCGGGAATGTATACGTAA
- the LOC124534323 gene encoding septin-7 isoform X7 encodes MEERYMSTDSLEDVGICCLPCIALQSKRELFFKSDTVSGGGVSATGLPNAAPPVPPMAPSALKDALAKRSATLPDQTESSHHESNGTAAVKLSNSVSVDVGKTSSMPPQMQAPPVPTTAPPPVNAPLRSTENIMKKSDHPPVAPKPDLPKIEKPKTKELDGYVGFANLPNQVYRKAVKKGFEFTLMVVGETGLGKSTLINSLFLTDVYDKDKHPGPSLRVKKTVGVETSVVILKENGVNLTLTIVDTPGFGDAVDNSNCWQPIIDFVESKYEEFLNAESRVTRKAAPPDTRVHCCLYFIAPSGHGLKPLDVEFMQRLGDKVNIIPVIAKADTMTPEECKDFKEQILKEIAQHKIKIYEFPEGAGDEGDAAPRALRARVPFAVVGANTVIELDGRRVRGRKYPWGVAEVENLEHCDFLALRNMVIRTHLQDLKDVTSSVHYENYRCRKLAGLSHDGKPHRINSNNFCPQGLMNSFMTVWNPLAQMEEEKREHDLKMKKMESDMEQVFELKVREKRAKLKESETELARRHESTRRALEAQARELEERQRALLAEQAAWERDTGLSLDDLRRRSLEANSKETVDGKDKKDKKKKDWSFKNVTSGMYT; translated from the exons ttgCAGAGTAAGCGCGAACTGTTCTTCAAATCGGATACTGTCAGCGGCGGCGGGGTGAGCGCCACGGGTCTGCCAAATGCTGCGCCACCCGTGCCGCCGATGGCTCCTTCGGCGCTCAAAGACGCACTCGCTAAGCGCTCGGCGACACTCCCCGATCAGACGGAAAGTAGTCACCACGAGTCCAACGGCACCGCTGCAGTGAAGCTCAGCAACAGCGTCTCCGTGGACGTAGGGAAGACATCGTCAATGCCTCCACAAATGCAAGCGCCTCCAGTACCCACAACTGCACCGCCACCCGTCAACGCTCCGCTCAGGAGTACAGAGAATATAATGAAG AAATCGGATCACCCACCAGTTGCACCAAAACCAGACCTACCTAAGATAGAGAAACCAAAAACCAAAGAATTAGACGGATACGTTGGATTCGCGAATCTACCAAACCAAGTGTACAGGAAAGCGGTCAAGAAGGGCTTCGAATTCACGTTAATGGTTGTAG GTGAAACGGGTTTGGGCAAATCGACGTTAATAAACTCCTTGTTTCTGACGGACGTGTATGATAAAGATAAGCATCCAGGACCGTCACTACGTGTTAAGAAGACGGTGGGCGTGGAAACGAGCGTGGTCATTCTTAAAGAGAATGGCGTCAACCTCACTCTCACAATTGTCGACACGCCCGGCTTCGGCGATGCAGTCGACAACAGTAATTG ctgGCAACCGATAATCGATTTCGTTGAATCGAAATATGAAGAATTCTTGAACGCAGAGTCACGGGTGACTCGTAAAGCCGCTCCGCCCGACACGCGAGTCCATTGCTGCCTTTACTTCATAGCTCCGAGCGGGCACGGACTCAAACCGCTCGATGTAGAGTTCATGCAGCGTCTCGGCGATAAAGTCAACATCATACCCGTTATCGCCAAGGCCGATACGATGACGCCCGAAGAATGCAAGGATTTCAAGGAACAA ATCCTGAAGGAGATCGCTCAGCACAAGATCAAGATCTACGAGTTCCCGGAGGGCGCGGGCGACGAGGGCGACGCGGCGCCGCGCGCGCTGCGGGCGCGCGTGCCCTTCGCCGTGGTCGGCGCCAACACCGTCATCGAGCTGGACGGCAGGCGCGTGCGCGGCCGCAAGTACCCCTGGGGCGTGGCCGAAG TTGAAAATTTGGAGCACTGCGACTTCTTGGCGCTCCGTAACATGGTGATCAGAACGCACCTTCAGGACCTAAAGGACGTGACCAGCTCCGTGCACTACGAGAACTACCGCTGCCGCAAGCTGGCCGGCCTCTCGCACGACGGGAAGCCGCATAGGATCAACTCCAACAA TTTCTGCCCGCAAGGACTGATGAACAGTTTCATGACCGTGTG GAATCCATTGGCTCAGATGGAAGAAGAGAAGAGAGAACATGATCTTAAAATGAAGAAGATGGAAAGCGACATGGAACAG GTGTTCGAGCTGAAGGTGCGCGAGAAGCGCGCCAAGCTGAAGGAGTCTGAGACGGAGCTGGCGCGGCGGCACGAGTCCACGCGGCGCGCGCTCGAGGCGCAGGCGCGCGAGCTGGAGGAGCGCCAGCGCGCGCTGCTGGCCGAGCAGGCCGCCTGGGAGCGCGACACCGGCCTCTCGCTCGACGACCTGCGCCGCCGCTCGCTCGAGGCCAACAGCAAGGA gACGGTCGACGGCAAGGATAAAAAGGATAAGAAAAAGAaag ATTGGTCATTTAAGAATGTCACATCGGGAATGTATACGTAA